One genomic segment of Pelagerythrobacter marensis includes these proteins:
- the ubiG gene encoding bifunctional 2-polyprenyl-6-hydroxyphenol methylase/3-demethylubiquinol 3-O-methyltransferase UbiG produces the protein MGDATISGETNSTGGQTIRPGEAEHFGALAHDWWDPKGSSAMLHRLNPVRLAFVRDAIDGHWAGDPRGARPLAGRSALDVGCGAGLLCEPLARLGAEVTGVDAAPENAAAAAHHAQGAGLDIRYIAGEITTLDLGTFDLVTAMEVIEHVADKRAFLAALAERLAPGGLMILSTPNRTARSRVLLVGAAEAAGAIPRGTHHWDDFVTPDELRDMLAETGLTMGEPRGIAFSPTRGLHLSGDLALNYIVTASRA, from the coding sequence ATGGGCGATGCAACAATCTCGGGTGAAACCAATTCTACGGGCGGCCAAACCATCCGCCCCGGCGAAGCCGAGCATTTCGGCGCGCTGGCGCACGACTGGTGGGACCCGAAAGGGTCCTCTGCCATGTTGCACCGGCTCAACCCCGTTCGCCTCGCCTTCGTGCGCGATGCGATCGACGGCCACTGGGCGGGCGATCCGCGCGGGGCCAGGCCGCTTGCCGGGCGCAGCGCGCTCGACGTCGGCTGCGGTGCCGGGCTGCTGTGCGAGCCGCTGGCCCGCCTGGGCGCCGAAGTCACCGGCGTGGACGCCGCGCCCGAGAACGCCGCCGCCGCCGCGCATCATGCGCAAGGGGCCGGGCTCGACATCCGCTACATCGCCGGCGAGATCACGACGCTCGATCTCGGCACGTTCGATCTCGTCACCGCGATGGAAGTGATCGAACATGTCGCGGACAAGCGCGCCTTCCTCGCCGCGCTGGCCGAGCGGCTGGCACCGGGCGGGCTGATGATCCTTTCCACCCCCAACCGCACCGCCCGTTCGCGCGTGCTGCTGGTCGGCGCGGCAGAGGCGGCCGGCGCGATCCCGCGCGGGACCCACCACTGGGACGATTTCGTCACCCCCGACGAACTGCGCGACATGCTGGCCGAAACCGGCCTGACGATGGGCGAACCGCGCGGCATCGCGTTCTCGCCCACCAGGGGGCTGCACCTGTCGGGCGACCTCGCGCTGAATTACATCGTTACGGCCAGCCGCGCCTAG
- a CDS encoding glycerophosphodiester phosphodiesterase family protein — MGRSLFLSAPALIAAVFVPSAIPAVAQDFGQPLVIAHRGASGERPEHTLAAYERAIDQGADYIEPDLVATRDGVLVARHETEISGTTDVAERPEFADRRRTRTIDGHTVTGWFAEDFTLAELRRLRAKERLPALRPTNARHDGLYQVPTFAEIIALVRAREAETGRRIGLYPELKHSGHLLAEAGIDTVDLLLRELAAAKIAPDDPIYIQSFEIAPLRRLDAASDYRLVQLVAAEGGPADAPDMRYADMVTMAGTRRIAEYADAIGADIRLVIEIDGTPSGLVSAAHAAGLQVHAWTLRKENAFLPPSLRQGDGDALRGCPEKLWTLLARTGVDGVFTDDPAIAVAARAGATCPA; from the coding sequence ATGGGACGCAGCCTTTTCCTGAGTGCGCCGGCGCTGATCGCCGCCGTCTTCGTCCCGTCGGCCATCCCCGCCGTCGCGCAGGATTTCGGCCAGCCGCTGGTGATCGCCCATCGCGGGGCAAGCGGCGAACGGCCCGAACATACGCTGGCGGCTTACGAACGGGCGATCGACCAGGGCGCCGACTATATCGAGCCTGACCTAGTCGCGACGCGCGACGGCGTGCTCGTGGCCCGGCACGAGACGGAAATTTCGGGCACGACCGACGTGGCCGAACGGCCCGAGTTCGCAGACCGCCGCCGCACCCGCACGATCGACGGGCACACCGTAACCGGCTGGTTTGCCGAAGATTTCACGCTCGCCGAACTGCGCCGCCTGCGCGCCAAGGAGCGCCTGCCCGCGCTACGCCCGACCAATGCGCGTCACGACGGCCTCTATCAGGTGCCCACGTTTGCCGAGATCATCGCGCTGGTCCGCGCCAGGGAAGCGGAAACCGGCCGCCGTATCGGCCTCTATCCCGAACTCAAGCATTCGGGGCACCTGCTGGCGGAAGCGGGGATCGACACGGTCGATCTGCTGCTGCGCGAGCTTGCGGCAGCGAAAATCGCGCCGGACGACCCGATCTATATCCAGAGCTTCGAGATCGCGCCGCTGCGCCGGCTCGACGCGGCCAGCGATTACCGGCTGGTGCAGCTCGTCGCGGCAGAGGGCGGGCCGGCGGACGCGCCGGATATGCGCTATGCCGACATGGTGACGATGGCCGGCACGCGGCGGATCGCCGAATATGCCGACGCGATCGGCGCGGACATCCGCCTCGTGATCGAAATCGATGGCACGCCGAGCGGGCTGGTCAGCGCCGCCCATGCCGCCGGGTTGCAGGTCCATGCCTGGACCTTGCGCAAGGAGAATGCCTTCCTCCCGCCATCGCTGCGGCAGGGAGATGGCGATGCCTTGCGCGGCTGCCCGGAGAAGCTCTGGACCCTACTCGCGCGGACGGGGGTCGATGGTGTCTTTACCGACGATCCCGCGATCGCGGTGGCTGCGCGCGCCGGGGCGACCTGCCCGGCCTAG
- a CDS encoding ArsC family reductase: MTSIHFYGIPNCDTVKKARKWLDARGVDYVFHDYKKEGADPARLREWIAAVGVDTVLNRRGTTYRKLSDAQKADIDADKAVMLLQEQPSMIKRPVVEYPGGLLVGFAEDEWDAAFS, from the coding sequence ATGACCAGCATTCACTTCTACGGCATCCCCAACTGCGACACGGTGAAGAAGGCGCGCAAGTGGCTTGATGCGCGCGGGGTGGATTACGTGTTTCACGACTACAAGAAGGAAGGCGCCGATCCGGCCCGGCTGCGCGAATGGATCGCGGCCGTGGGGGTGGACACAGTGCTGAACCGGCGGGGGACGACCTATCGCAAGCTGTCCGACGCGCAGAAGGCCGATATCGATGCGGACAAGGCCGTCATGCTGCTGCAAGAACAGCCGAGCATGATCAAGCGCCCGGTGGTCGAATATCCGGGCGGCCTGCTGGTCGGTTTTGCGGAGGATGAATGGGACGCAGCCTTTTCCTGA
- a CDS encoding DUF2165 family protein has product MVRLLKSALVLFIGLHALFYALQNMANIDAAHGALAYVLSGADHEVYPATIFFKTGNPLLAWIGLAVVLIGEFAVAFFGIKGGWDLFAARSATAEEFHAAKRSGVIAAGLALLVWFGFFMSFGAAFFQMWQTQIGTGSMEGAFMYAIASAITMIFVSATND; this is encoded by the coding sequence ATGGTGAGACTTCTGAAATCGGCGCTCGTTCTTTTCATCGGGCTTCATGCATTGTTCTACGCCTTGCAGAACATGGCCAACATCGATGCCGCGCACGGGGCTCTGGCCTATGTCCTGAGCGGCGCGGATCACGAGGTCTATCCGGCGACTATATTCTTCAAGACCGGCAATCCCCTGCTCGCATGGATCGGGCTCGCGGTGGTCCTGATCGGAGAATTTGCCGTGGCGTTCTTCGGTATCAAGGGCGGCTGGGACCTTTTCGCAGCACGTTCGGCAACGGCCGAAGAATTTCACGCGGCCAAGCGAAGCGGCGTGATTGCCGCGGGCCTTGCGCTGCTGGTCTGGTTCGGGTTTTTCATGAGCTTCGGCGCCGCTTTCTTTCAGATGTGGCAGACGCAGATCGGAACCGGATCGATGGAGGGCGCCTTCATGTATGCCATCGCATCGGCCATCACCATGATCTTCGTCAGCGCGACGAACGACTGA
- a CDS encoding antibiotic biosynthesis monooxygenase family protein: MFLVVFRNRKRADIDYAAYEADAQHMLELAQAQPGFVSFKSYTAEDGEVIALSEWADEAAARAWGRMAEHRLVQTRGRGEYYESYTLFACPDPRVHRFGGGAG, from the coding sequence ATGTTCCTGGTCGTTTTTCGCAATCGCAAGCGGGCCGATATCGACTATGCCGCTTACGAGGCGGACGCGCAGCACATGCTGGAACTGGCGCAGGCGCAGCCCGGCTTCGTCTCGTTCAAGAGCTACACCGCCGAAGACGGCGAAGTGATCGCGCTGTCCGAATGGGCCGATGAAGCCGCCGCCCGCGCCTGGGGCCGCATGGCCGAACACCGCCTGGTCCAGACCCGCGGGCGCGGGGAATACTACGAAAGCTACACCCTCTTCGCCTGCCCCGATCCCCGCGTTCACCGGTTCGGGGGTGGGGCCGGATAA
- the ruvC gene encoding crossover junction endodeoxyribonuclease RuvC, whose translation MIILGLDPSLSCTGWGVVRVEGSRISHVANGQVKTDPKAPIAARLSHLVTALDAVLAEHRPDRAAAEEIFLNKNPQSTLKLAQARGAVLAACGGAGLDVREHAARLVKKAVVGTGGADKQQVQAMLKILLPGTAVTGPDAADALAVAIADAHLGGR comes from the coding sequence ATGATCATCCTCGGCCTCGATCCCTCGCTCTCCTGCACCGGCTGGGGCGTCGTGCGGGTGGAGGGCAGCCGCATCAGCCACGTCGCCAACGGGCAGGTGAAGACCGACCCCAAGGCGCCCATCGCCGCGCGCCTCTCGCATCTGGTGACGGCGCTCGACGCGGTGCTTGCGGAACACCGGCCCGACCGCGCAGCGGCGGAGGAGATCTTCCTCAACAAGAACCCGCAATCGACCCTCAAGCTGGCGCAGGCGCGCGGTGCGGTGCTGGCCGCCTGCGGTGGGGCCGGGCTCGACGTGCGCGAACACGCCGCGCGGCTGGTGAAGAAAGCTGTGGTGGGCACCGGCGGGGCGGACAAGCAGCAGGTTCAGGCCATGCTCAAGATCCTGCTTCCCGGCACCGCCGTCACCGGGCCAGACGCGGCGGACGCACTGGCCGTGGCGATCGCCGACGCGCATCTGGGTGGGAGGTAA
- a CDS encoding YebC/PmpR family DNA-binding transcriptional regulator — MAGHSKFKNIMHRKGAQDKKRSNLFSKLSREITVAAKMGAPDPDMNPRLRLAVNNAKAQSMPKDNIQRAIDKASGGDEDNYEEVRYEGYGPGGVALIVEALTDNRNRTATAVRTAFSKNGGNLGTEGSVAHGFERKGLIEYPASVGDEEKVLEAAIEAGADDVESDEGGHTIWTEMEALHEVAGALEKTLGEAENVKLAWKPNITVEMEEGPAGTLLKLVDALDDDDDVQTVWGNYEISDEVMEKLEA; from the coding sequence ATGGCAGGCCATTCCAAATTCAAGAATATCATGCACCGCAAGGGTGCGCAGGATAAGAAGCGTTCGAACCTCTTTTCCAAGCTCAGCCGCGAAATCACCGTGGCGGCGAAGATGGGCGCGCCCGATCCCGACATGAACCCGCGCCTGCGGCTGGCGGTGAACAACGCCAAGGCGCAGTCGATGCCGAAGGACAATATCCAGCGCGCGATCGACAAGGCGAGTGGCGGGGACGAGGATAATTACGAAGAAGTCCGTTACGAAGGCTATGGCCCCGGCGGGGTGGCGCTGATCGTGGAGGCGCTGACCGACAACCGCAACCGCACCGCCACTGCCGTGCGCACGGCCTTTTCCAAGAACGGCGGCAACCTGGGCACCGAAGGATCGGTCGCCCACGGGTTCGAGCGCAAGGGCCTGATTGAGTACCCGGCCAGCGTGGGTGACGAGGAAAAGGTTCTCGAAGCCGCGATCGAGGCCGGAGCCGACGATGTCGAAAGCGACGAGGGCGGCCACACGATCTGGACCGAGATGGAGGCGCTGCACGAAGTCGCCGGCGCGCTGGAAAAGACGCTGGGCGAGGCGGAAAACGTCAAGCTGGCGTGGAAGCCCAACATCACCGTGGAAATGGAAGAAGGCCCCGCCGGCACCCTGCTCAAGCTGGTCGACGCGCTCGACGATGACGACGACGTGCAGACCGTGTGGGGCAATTACGAGATTTCCGACGAAGTGATGGAGAAGCTGGAGGCGTGA
- a CDS encoding AAC(3)-I family aminoglycoside N-acetyltransferase, which produces MDRAFGVVRLGPGDLRRFRRLNDLFGEVFDDRESYCRQPPDDAYAARLLARKDTILLAAEADGAMVGALAGYVLPKFEQARSEIYIYDLAVVSAWRRRGVATGLIDEVRRIARAVGSWVVYVQADIGEEDAAAIALYDRIGTREEVLHFDIAP; this is translated from the coding sequence GTGGATCGCGCCTTCGGAGTTGTTCGCCTGGGGCCGGGCGACTTGCGGCGATTTCGCAGGTTGAACGATCTGTTCGGCGAAGTTTTCGACGATCGCGAAAGCTATTGCCGCCAGCCGCCCGACGATGCCTACGCCGCGCGGCTGCTGGCGCGCAAGGACACGATCCTGCTGGCGGCGGAAGCGGACGGCGCGATGGTCGGCGCGCTTGCCGGCTATGTCCTGCCCAAGTTCGAACAGGCGCGGAGCGAGATCTATATCTACGACCTGGCCGTCGTATCCGCCTGGCGTCGGCGCGGGGTCGCGACCGGGCTGATCGATGAAGTGCGCCGGATCGCCCGCGCGGTCGGGTCCTGGGTCGTTTACGTCCAGGCTGATATCGGGGAAGAGGACGCCGCAGCGATCGCGCTGTACGACAGGATCGGCACGCGCGAGGAAGTTCTGCATTTCGATATCGCACCCTGA
- a CDS encoding heavy metal-binding domain-containing protein, with the protein MAGPWKDARGIIVTTTHTVEGRPIQDYLGVVTGEVIVGANLFRDLFANIRDIVGGRSGSYERILRDAREQAIEELQAECGSRGGNAVVGVDLDYEVIGDTGSMLMVSASGTAVKI; encoded by the coding sequence ATGGCAGGCCCCTGGAAGGATGCGCGCGGAATTATCGTCACCACCACTCACACTGTGGAAGGGCGTCCGATCCAGGATTATCTGGGTGTCGTCACCGGCGAGGTGATCGTGGGCGCCAACCTGTTCCGCGATCTTTTCGCCAATATCCGCGACATCGTGGGCGGACGGTCGGGCAGCTACGAGCGCATTCTGCGCGATGCGCGCGAACAGGCGATCGAGGAATTGCAGGCCGAATGCGGATCGCGCGGCGGCAATGCCGTGGTCGGCGTGGATCTCGATTACGAGGTGATTGGCGATACCGGATCGATGCTGATGGTCTCCGCCAGCGGAACCGCAGTGAAGATCTGA
- a CDS encoding SDR family oxidoreductase, with amino-acid sequence MPGHESALEPKPEWQPRYPGSGRLKGKVAIVTGGDSGIGRATAVLFAREGANVAIAYLEEHDDANRTRELCEAEGAQVLLSAGDLGDPKHADGFVRAVIDRWGRLDVLVNNAGEQHPDDDVTDITEEQLQRTFQTNIFSMFYLTQAARPHLKAGAAIVNCTSVTMYKGSGGLLDYSATKGAITAFTRSLSENLVGDGIRVNAVAPGPIWSPLNPCGGAPPEKVEHFGEDTPMGRPGQPNEVAPAFLFLACEDSSYMSGQVLHPNGGIIVNG; translated from the coding sequence ATGCCCGGCCACGAATCGGCGCTGGAGCCGAAGCCTGAATGGCAGCCGCGCTATCCCGGATCGGGGCGGCTGAAGGGCAAGGTGGCGATCGTCACCGGCGGCGACAGCGGAATCGGCCGCGCCACCGCAGTGCTTTTCGCCCGCGAAGGCGCGAATGTCGCGATCGCCTATCTCGAAGAGCATGACGACGCCAACAGGACCCGCGAGCTGTGCGAGGCGGAAGGCGCGCAAGTGCTGCTGTCCGCCGGCGACCTGGGCGATCCCAAACACGCCGATGGGTTCGTGCGCGCGGTGATAGACCGCTGGGGCCGGCTGGACGTACTGGTCAACAACGCGGGCGAGCAGCACCCTGACGACGACGTGACCGACATTACCGAGGAACAGCTTCAGCGCACGTTCCAGACCAACATCTTCTCGATGTTCTACCTCACCCAGGCCGCGCGGCCGCATCTCAAGGCCGGCGCGGCGATCGTCAATTGCACCAGCGTGACGATGTACAAGGGGTCGGGCGGGCTGCTCGATTATTCGGCGACCAAGGGGGCGATCACCGCCTTCACCCGCTCGCTGAGCGAGAACCTGGTCGGCGACGGCATTCGCGTAAACGCGGTTGCGCCCGGCCCGATCTGGTCCCCGTTGAACCCGTGCGGCGGCGCACCGCCCGAAAAGGTCGAGCATTTCGGCGAAGACACGCCGATGGGCCGCCCGGGCCAGCCCAACGAAGTGGCGCCCGCGTTCCTCTTCCTTGCCTGCGAGGATTCGTCCTATATGTCGGGGCAGGTCCTGCATCCCAACGGCGGGATCATCGTCAACGGCTGA
- a CDS encoding DUF2312 domain-containing protein — protein sequence MAETTDDRLRLLIERIERLEEEKKGIADDIRDVYAEAKAVGYDTKIMRQIVRLRKMTPDDRAEMEMVLDTYKAALGLG from the coding sequence ATGGCCGAAACCACCGACGATCGCCTGCGCCTGTTGATCGAGCGTATCGAACGCCTCGAAGAAGAGAAGAAGGGCATCGCCGACGATATCCGCGATGTCTATGCGGAGGCGAAGGCTGTCGGTTACGACACCAAGATCATGCGCCAGATCGTCCGCCTGCGGAAGATGACGCCCGATGACCGCGCGGAAATGGAAATGGTGCTCGATACCTACAAGGCCGCGCTCGGGCTGGGCTGA
- a CDS encoding DUF1244 domain-containing protein, with product MTDTNSSDPLDRLDDEVAAAAFRRLVRHLRHRHDAQNIDLMGLAGFCRNCLADWIRDAGYPEDKAAARELIHGMPQDQWKARHQTAASEEQIARMEASLTRNRADLR from the coding sequence ATGACGGATACGAATTCCTCCGACCCGCTCGACCGGCTCGACGATGAAGTGGCGGCAGCGGCCTTCCGCCGCCTGGTGCGCCACTTGCGCCACCGGCACGATGCGCAGAACATCGACCTGATGGGCCTGGCCGGGTTCTGCCGCAATTGCCTGGCCGACTGGATCCGCGATGCCGGCTATCCCGAAGACAAGGCGGCGGCGCGCGAATTGATCCACGGGATGCCGCAGGATCAATGGAAGGCCCGCCACCAGACGGCCGCGAGCGAGGAACAGATCGCGCGGATGGAAGCCAGCCTGACCCGCAATCGCGCCGATCTGCGTTAA
- the pyk gene encoding pyruvate kinase → MQKLDPRARKVKILATTGPASREPEMLRKLFRAGADAFRVNMSHGDHATHAQTMQAIRALEKEFGRPIAILCDLQGPKLRVGEFRDGQAVIRHSGHFTLDRNPEPGDDTRVHLPHPELFGLLAKGQRLLINDGKIRLRVIRADENEIFCSAEVGGVISNRKGVNVPDAEVPIPALTEKDRRDLAFAMEQGADWIGLSFVQRPEDLAEARKLMGGRGSLCAKIEKPMAVRRIDEIVELADGIMVARGDLGVELEPQEVPPLQKKIVNKARTAGKPVIVATQMLESMIESPAPTRAEVSDVANAVYDGADAVMLSAETAAGEWPEEAVTIMDKIATQVERDDAYLERVRFLDTPPDRTTADALSHACMTIADTVAISAITVFTGSGSTARRVARERPSVPMLVLTPSMATARRVGLLWGAHAVATKDIGSFEEMIAKGKRMALRHGFGQAGSKLIALAGVPFGTPGSTNLLHVVTLTGDELNKRAD, encoded by the coding sequence ATGCAAAAGCTCGATCCGCGCGCCCGCAAGGTCAAGATCCTGGCCACCACCGGCCCCGCCAGCCGTGAACCGGAGATGCTGCGCAAGCTTTTCCGGGCCGGGGCGGACGCCTTCCGCGTCAATATGAGCCACGGCGACCATGCCACGCACGCCCAGACGATGCAGGCGATCCGCGCCCTTGAGAAGGAATTCGGCCGCCCGATCGCGATCCTGTGCGATCTGCAGGGGCCGAAGCTGCGCGTGGGCGAATTCAGGGACGGGCAGGCCGTTATCCGCCATTCGGGGCACTTCACGCTCGACCGCAATCCCGAACCGGGCGACGATACCCGCGTCCATCTGCCGCACCCCGAACTGTTCGGCCTGCTGGCCAAGGGGCAGCGCCTGCTGATCAACGACGGCAAGATCCGCCTGCGGGTGATCCGGGCGGACGAGAACGAGATTTTCTGCTCTGCCGAAGTCGGCGGCGTGATTTCCAACCGCAAGGGCGTGAACGTGCCCGATGCCGAAGTGCCGATCCCCGCACTGACGGAGAAGGACCGGCGCGATCTTGCCTTCGCGATGGAACAGGGCGCGGACTGGATCGGCCTGTCCTTCGTCCAGCGGCCCGAGGATCTGGCCGAAGCGCGCAAGCTGATGGGCGGGCGCGGATCGCTGTGCGCCAAGATCGAAAAACCGATGGCAGTGCGCCGGATCGACGAGATCGTCGAACTGGCGGACGGCATCATGGTCGCGCGCGGCGATCTGGGCGTGGAACTGGAACCGCAGGAAGTTCCGCCGCTGCAGAAGAAGATCGTCAACAAGGCGCGCACCGCTGGCAAGCCGGTGATCGTCGCGACCCAGATGCTCGAATCGATGATCGAAAGCCCCGCACCGACCCGCGCCGAGGTTTCGGACGTGGCCAATGCCGTTTACGACGGCGCCGATGCGGTGATGCTGAGCGCGGAAACCGCTGCCGGCGAATGGCCGGAAGAAGCGGTGACGATCATGGACAAGATCGCCACCCAGGTCGAACGCGACGATGCCTATCTGGAACGGGTTCGTTTCCTCGACACCCCGCCCGACCGCACGACGGCCGATGCGCTGTCCCACGCCTGCATGACGATCGCGGACACAGTGGCAATATCGGCGATCACCGTCTTCACCGGTTCGGGCAGCACCGCCCGCCGGGTGGCGCGCGAACGGCCGAGCGTGCCGATGCTTGTCCTGACCCCCTCTATGGCAACGGCGCGCCGGGTCGGCCTGTTGTGGGGCGCTCATGCGGTCGCGACCAAGGATATCGGCAGCTTCGAAGAAATGATCGCCAAGGGCAAGCGCATGGCCCTGCGCCACGGTTTCGGCCAGGCGGGCAGCAAGCTGATCGCGCTCGCCGGGGTGCCTTTCGGAACGCCGGGCAGCACCAATCTGCTGCACGTCGTCACGCTGACGGGCGACGAACTGAACAAGCGCGCCGACTGA
- a CDS encoding cation transporter produces the protein MLIAVLGINAAMFVAEFGAGLIAGSAALMADATDMLGDALVYAVSLYALNRSDRWKAGAAVMKGIFILVLGLGILVNVGIKIASGVPPSSTLMLIFGALALGANLICLRLLWQFRDQDVNMASTFECSRNDVVSNVGVLLAAGAVALFDSPWPDILVGLAMAAIILRSAIRVLRAAWPQLRMGPAESR, from the coding sequence GTGCTCATCGCCGTCCTCGGCATCAACGCGGCGATGTTCGTGGCCGAATTCGGCGCCGGCCTGATCGCCGGCTCCGCCGCGCTGATGGCGGATGCCACCGATATGCTGGGCGACGCGCTGGTCTATGCCGTCAGTCTTTATGCCCTGAATCGCAGCGACCGATGGAAAGCGGGCGCAGCGGTGATGAAGGGGATCTTCATCCTGGTGCTGGGCCTGGGCATCCTGGTCAACGTGGGGATCAAGATCGCCAGCGGGGTTCCGCCGTCTTCCACCCTGATGCTGATTTTCGGCGCGCTTGCGCTGGGTGCCAATCTCATATGCCTGCGCCTGCTGTGGCAGTTCCGCGATCAGGACGTGAACATGGCCAGCACGTTCGAGTGTTCGCGCAACGACGTGGTGTCCAATGTCGGCGTTCTGCTTGCCGCGGGCGCAGTCGCGCTGTTCGATTCGCCCTGGCCCGACATCCTCGTCGGCCTGGCGATGGCGGCCATCATCCTGCGTTCGGCGATCCGTGTTCTGCGCGCGGCATGGCCGCAACTGCGCATGGGTCCGGCAGAAAGCCGCTGA
- the gltX gene encoding glutamate--tRNA ligase — MTTTTRFAPSPTGRLHVGNIRTALHNWMLARKQGGRFLLRIDDTDAERSREEYVAAIRADLAWLGLEPDGEERQSARLDHYERAFEALRAAGRVYRCYETAQELELKRKILLGRGLPPIYDRAALALNEADHAEKAAEGIAPHWRFRLDHEASITWDDGVRGAQKFDPAQLSDPVIRRADGSWLYMLPSAVDDLAMGVTDVLRGEDHVSNTAVQIQMFDALIAAGHAGQRPRFAHEALLVGSEGKLSKRLGSLGCDAFRERGIEPQALIALLARLGTSLPVEPIGERAALIESFDLETFGRAPAKFDDAELERINAAIVHQLDFDAVAPRLPDGMDAAGWHAIRPNLSHVGEAAEWWRLVTGPIDPPAFTEDDRAYLREAARLLAWGDDPWRALTGALKAATERKGKALFLPLRQALTGMDHGPDMAELLPLIGEDEARRRLENAAG; from the coding sequence ATGACCACGACCACCCGCTTCGCCCCTTCGCCGACCGGGCGCCTGCATGTCGGCAATATCCGCACCGCGCTCCATAACTGGATGCTGGCGCGCAAGCAGGGCGGGCGTTTCCTGCTGCGGATCGACGACACCGATGCGGAACGCAGCCGCGAGGAATATGTCGCGGCGATCCGCGCCGACCTCGCCTGGCTCGGGCTGGAGCCGGACGGGGAGGAGCGGCAGTCGGCACGCCTCGATCACTACGAGCGGGCGTTCGAGGCGCTGCGCGCCGCCGGGCGGGTCTATCGCTGTTACGAAACGGCGCAGGAACTGGAGCTGAAGCGCAAGATCCTGCTCGGTCGCGGCCTGCCGCCGATATACGACCGCGCCGCCCTGGCGCTGAACGAGGCCGATCATGCGGAAAAGGCCGCCGAAGGCATCGCGCCGCATTGGCGCTTCCGGCTGGACCACGAGGCATCGATCACGTGGGACGACGGCGTGCGCGGTGCGCAGAAGTTCGATCCGGCCCAGCTTTCCGATCCGGTGATCCGCCGGGCGGACGGATCGTGGCTCTATATGTTGCCCAGTGCGGTGGACGATCTTGCGATGGGGGTCACCGATGTGCTGCGGGGCGAAGATCATGTTTCCAACACTGCGGTTCAGATCCAGATGTTCGATGCCCTCATCGCGGCAGGCCATGCCGGGCAGAGGCCCCGCTTCGCGCACGAAGCGCTGCTGGTCGGCAGCGAAGGGAAGCTGTCCAAACGGCTCGGCTCGCTCGGCTGCGATGCCTTTCGCGAACGGGGGATCGAGCCGCAGGCGCTGATCGCGCTGCTGGCGCGGCTCGGCACTTCGCTGCCTGTCGAGCCGATTGGCGAACGAGCGGCGCTGATCGAGAGTTTCGACCTTGAGACATTCGGCCGCGCACCAGCCAAGTTCGACGATGCAGAGCTGGAACGGATCAATGCCGCGATCGTCCATCAGCTCGATTTCGATGCGGTCGCCCCGCGGCTGCCCGATGGCATGGATGCGGCCGGCTGGCACGCGATCCGCCCCAATCTGTCGCATGTCGGCGAGGCGGCGGAATGGTGGCGGCTGGTGACCGGACCGATCGATCCACCGGCATTCACCGAAGACGACCGCGCCTATCTGCGCGAAGCGGCGCGACTGCTGGCCTGGGGCGACGATCCGTGGCGCGCGCTTACCGGCGCGCTGAAGGCGGCGACGGAGCGCAAGGGCAAGGCGCTGTTCCTTCCCCTGCGCCAGGCGTTGACGGGGATGGACCACGGGCCCGATATGGCTGAACTGCTGCCGCTGATCGGTGAGGACGAGGCGCGTCGCCGGCTGGAAAACGCGGCCGGCTGA